A DNA window from Impatiens glandulifera chromosome 7, dImpGla2.1, whole genome shotgun sequence contains the following coding sequences:
- the LOC124946080 gene encoding KH domain-containing protein At5g56140-like isoform X1 yields MSSGRYMAYSPSPSAPHSPHLGGLRSAASAFVEQEKYLSELLAERQKLSPFMPILPLCCRLLNQEILRVTTLLGNASILDQSGFEHASPMDSGGIFPNAGANVNRWASPLQSEPASAQNWLSSLGNSSGLIVKRTIRVDIPVDQYPNYNFVGRLLGPRGNSIKRVEASTDCRVLIRGRGSIKDPVKEEMMRGKAGYEHLNEPLHILVEAELPVEIIDARLMQAREILEDLLEPVQNESHDFYKKHQLRELAMLNGTLRDEGGSQISGGSQMSGGSVSPFNNSLGMKRAKTRG; encoded by the exons ATGTCGTCCGGAAGATACATGGCTTACTCGCCGTCTCCTTCCGCACCTCACTCTCCTCACTTAGGTGGTCTTCGTTCAGCTGCATCCGCCTTTGTTGAGCAGGAGAA ATACCTATCAGAGTTACTTGCAGAGCGACAGAAACTTAGCCCCTTTATGCCAATTCTTCCCCTTTGCTGCCGATTGTTAAATCAGG AAATATTGCGTGTAACCACTCTGTTGGGGAATGCATCAATTTTAGATCAAAGTGGGTTTGAACATGCTAGCCCAATGGATTCAGGAGGAATATTTCCAAATGCAGGAGCCAATGTGAACAGATGGGCATCACCCTTGCAATCAGAA CCAGCGTCTGCACAAAATTGGCTTAGTTCCTTGGGAAACTCATCGGGTCTTATAGTGAAGAGAACAATCAGGGTTGATATACCTGTTGACCAGTATCCTAAT TACAACTTTGTAGGTCGGCTCCTTGGTCCAAGAGGGAACTCTATAAAGAGGGTTGAAGCCAGTACTGATTGTCGTGTCCTTATCAGAGGACGTGGTAGTATCAAGGATCCTGTTAAG GAAGAAATGATGAGAGGAAAAGCAGGATATGAGCATCTGAATGAACCTCTACACATACTAGTTGAGGCTGAATTACCAGTTGAAATAATCGATGCCCGTTTAATGCAAGCTCGTGAGATACTTGAAGATCTTCTTGAACCTGtg CAGAATGAATCGCACGATTTCTACAAGAAGCATCAACTGCGGGAGCTAGCAATGCTGAATGGCACGCTTCGTGACGAGGGGGGATCTCAAATATCAGGGGGATCTCAAATGTCTGGGGGATCTGTATCCCCATTCAACAATAGCCTTGGAATGAAAAGGGCTAAAACAAGGGGATGA
- the LOC124946080 gene encoding KH domain-containing protein At5g56140-like isoform X2 gives MSSGRYMAYSPSPSAPHSPHLGGLRSAASAFVEQEKYLSELLAERQKLSPFMPILPLCCRLLNQEILRVTTLLGNASILDQSGFEHASPMDSGGIFPNAGANVNRWASPLQSEPASAQNWLSSLGNSSGLIVKRTIRVDIPVDQYPNYNFVGRLLGPRGNSIKRVEASTDCRVLIRGRGSIKDPVKEEMMRGKAGYEHLNEPLHILVEAELPVEIIDARLMQAREILEDLLEPVNESHDFYKKHQLRELAMLNGTLRDEGGSQISGGSQMSGGSVSPFNNSLGMKRAKTRG, from the exons ATGTCGTCCGGAAGATACATGGCTTACTCGCCGTCTCCTTCCGCACCTCACTCTCCTCACTTAGGTGGTCTTCGTTCAGCTGCATCCGCCTTTGTTGAGCAGGAGAA ATACCTATCAGAGTTACTTGCAGAGCGACAGAAACTTAGCCCCTTTATGCCAATTCTTCCCCTTTGCTGCCGATTGTTAAATCAGG AAATATTGCGTGTAACCACTCTGTTGGGGAATGCATCAATTTTAGATCAAAGTGGGTTTGAACATGCTAGCCCAATGGATTCAGGAGGAATATTTCCAAATGCAGGAGCCAATGTGAACAGATGGGCATCACCCTTGCAATCAGAA CCAGCGTCTGCACAAAATTGGCTTAGTTCCTTGGGAAACTCATCGGGTCTTATAGTGAAGAGAACAATCAGGGTTGATATACCTGTTGACCAGTATCCTAAT TACAACTTTGTAGGTCGGCTCCTTGGTCCAAGAGGGAACTCTATAAAGAGGGTTGAAGCCAGTACTGATTGTCGTGTCCTTATCAGAGGACGTGGTAGTATCAAGGATCCTGTTAAG GAAGAAATGATGAGAGGAAAAGCAGGATATGAGCATCTGAATGAACCTCTACACATACTAGTTGAGGCTGAATTACCAGTTGAAATAATCGATGCCCGTTTAATGCAAGCTCGTGAGATACTTGAAGATCTTCTTGAACCTGtg AATGAATCGCACGATTTCTACAAGAAGCATCAACTGCGGGAGCTAGCAATGCTGAATGGCACGCTTCGTGACGAGGGGGGATCTCAAATATCAGGGGGATCTCAAATGTCTGGGGGATCTGTATCCCCATTCAACAATAGCCTTGGAATGAAAAGGGCTAAAACAAGGGGATGA